In Kytococcus sedentarius DSM 20547, the sequence GCGCCAGAACGGCCCGGGACGAGGTCGAGCAGCCGGGCACGGGTCCGGCCGTCCTGGTCGCGGGTCAGGTCGACCATCCCGGTCAGCATCCTCAGGTCCGCGGCCCCGGGTGCGCGGATCGACGTGGTGCCACACGCTGGGGGCACCTCCCGCTTGGAGCGGTAGCGCGGGGGGGGGGAATCATCGACCCCGAGCATGGACACCCCGTCGAACCGGGCCGGGTCGGCCTCCAGGACCTCCAGGTGGGTACGGACGGCACGCCACAGGGTGTGCCAGTCCACCCCCAGCCGGCGGGCCAGACCTGAGATCGAAGCGTGCTCGCCGCGCAGTTCGCGCACTGCCCAGGACACCGCCCGGGTGGTCAACGTGCCCCGTGGTGGGGCCACCGACGGGTCCTGCTCGGTGAAGCTCGCACCAGGGCAGAGGGCCTCTCGGCACACGTATCTGCGCTTGGCCCACACCAGTCGCACCGGTCTGCCGAACGAGGGCGCGTCGACCAACACCACCTCGTCACGGCCGTGGCCGGTGGCCACCACCCCACAGTGCGGGCACCCGGCCGGCCCCGGCACGGACTCCACGTGCACCACCAGCCCAGCATCACCGTCATCCACCACCCCGGTGACGCTCATCGCCGGCAACCCCAGCCACGTCTGACAGGCACCACACGAGGCAGCAGGGCACGGGGAAGTAGGCTCAGGCACCCCTCGAGGTCCTTGGCGATCCGAGGGGGTAGAAGTCCTCAGATCATGCCCGGGACCTCGACCCCTACCCCCAAGCACCCACGCTCAACTCCGAAGAGCCGGCAAAGGGGACGTTGATGAGGAATACCGAGCCCCACCAGAACCGCTCCAGGAGCAGGCCTCCAACGAGCGGACCGAAGGCAATGCCACCGATCGAGACACTCGACCAAACAGCGATGGCGACGTTGCGCTCATCCTCGTCCTCGAACGTGAACCGGATGATCGCGAGTGTCGCGGGCAGCATCAGTGCTGCACCCACCGCGAGTAGTGCCCGCGCGACGATCAGCACCCACGCGTTTGGAGAGAAGGCTGCGAGTAGGGAAGCTATCCCGAACGCGCTGATGCCAATCTAGAAAACCAGCTTGTGTCCGAACCTATCCCCGAGCGTCCCAGTGCCCAGCAGTAGGCCAGTCATGACGAGGGGGTACATGTTGATGATCCACAGTGACTCACTTACGCTCGCCGACAACTCGTCCGCCAGAAGAGGCACGACCACGTAGAGAATCGAAGTGTCGACCGTTGCAAGCAGCAAACCGAGAGAGACGACGGTGAGCACGAACCACCGTGTGCGCTGCGAGGCCGGCGCAGGGGATCTTGAATCATCTCAGCCTTTCAATATGCCGATACGTCGTCAAAGCGCGGTAGATTTGGGAGCCGCGTACAGGGAGCATGAAAGTCAGACTCCCGATCATTGGCGCATGTGCTCGGAGGCAAGTCGCGCGAAGATGAGGGTGTCGGTCCATTCGCCCTTGCTGAACCAGTCCTGGACGTGATGTGCTTCGAGCCGGAGCCCGACACGACGAGCCAGTGCTGCCGAGGCGCTGTTGCGGGCATCCATCTGCGCGGTGATGCGGTGGAGCCGGTAGTGGTCAAACCCGAGGGCGAGTACTGCTCGGACGGCTTCGCTGGCGAAACCTTGCCCACCGTGCGCCGGGTCGAGAACCCACCCGATCTCGCCTTGACGGTGCTCGTGATCGGTGAGCCACAACGCGACGTCTCCGATCGGGACGCCGTCATGCTCGATGACCAGCGCAAGCGCGCCAGTCTCGCCATCGATGTCAGTCTTCGCTAGGCGTTCGGTGAGCTTGTCGTGGGTGACTTCCGCGGTCCATGGCTCGTCCAGCAGGTAGCGGGCAACGTCGGGTCGCGAGTACAGCTCGTGAAGCCATTCGGCATCGTCGGCGTTATGCGGACGGAGCCGAAGCCGCTCCGTCGCCAACGGCCACTGGGCGGTGGGCTTGAGATCGCGCCGGTAATGGAATAGTTCCTCGCGCTGTCCTGCGGGCGTGGTCCCGACGGCTCGCTCGACCTCATGGAACCCTGCGTTCGTCAAGCACCGCTTGGAGGCCTTGTTCTCCAGGAGCGTGCGTGCTGTCAAGCTTCGCAGTCCACTGTTGCGTGCGAAGCGCGATGCCAACTCCAGGCCCCGACGAGCGTGCCCTGCTCCCCGCGCATCCGGATGAATCCAGAACCCGACCTCGGCAGCCTCGGAGCTGACGTCGAAGAGCACCAAGGAGCCCACAAACCGGTCCGTCTCGGCGTCGGCAAGTGCGAGGACTGCCAGCGTGCCGCACGACAGACCCTCAGCAACCTCGTCACGGATCATCCGTCGCACGGACTCGGGGGTGTAGTCGGACTCGGGCAGGTGGCCGAAGCGCCGCACAGCTTCATCCTTGGTGCCGGCTGCATACGCGTCTGCGTCCAGCTCAGAGAGGGGGCGTAGGCGAGTGTTCTCAAAGGTGATCGGGAGGGTGGTGGCATCCAGCATGCGCTAAACCTAACATAGAATGGATAGCTAACTGAAGCGTGTTTGGTTAGGCTGGTGGGGTGAGCTACTGGGAACATCGCAAACCTGTGCGACGCCTCCGCGCAGTGGACATCGGGGAGGTTGCGAGGGCATCGGTGAGGCTGCTGGACGAAGGCGGGTTGAGGGCCCTCACCCTGCGATCTGTGGCGCAACAGGTGGGTGTCGCTCCAGCCAGCCTGTACTCCCGCGTCGAATCCGTCGACGATCTGTTCGACCTCGCCCTCGACACAGCGCTTGCAGACGATCCCGTGATGTCCGAGTCGATCCGCAACGCCGACCTGCCTGCCCTGATGCACGCCTTCTTCGCGCACCTCACGACCCACCGGTGGGCCGGTCAGGTCATCGGCATGCGCGCACCCAGGGGGCCCGCGTACCTGGCCCTTTCCGAGCGGATGTGCGTCCTGCTCGAACAAGCAGGCACCCCGGATCCGCTGGGAGCCGCGTATCTGCTGTCGAACCTGGTGATCGGCGCCTCCCTGACCGCTCCGATGGCGCCTGACGAGAAGCGCGTCGCCATCGACCCTGAGCGAGCCCCCACCTATGCGCGACTCCACGCGACGCACCACATCAGCCCGCACGAGATCCTCGCCGACGGCATCGCGGCACTCCTGTCTTGAGGGGACCTTATGATTCGGGGCTGCCCTGTGCTGCTGATGGCCACTGGCTAGTACCCGTGCGAGATCGGGCAATCGCAGTGCGCCGATAACTGGAAGGGCTCATCCCGACGATGGCGGTGAACTGCTGTGCGGCGTAGCCGCGACTGTGCCACCCGACGTGTGTCATGGCGACACCGATCGGAAGATCAGTCTCGACCAGGAGCTCGGCCAGCCGGTGGGCCCTAATGTGAGCGAGGTACCGCATGGGCGGCATCCCGAATCGTTGTGTGAACGCTCTGCCCAGCTGGGATGTGGATAGATGGACCAGTGTGGCGAGGTCACGGAGCCGCCAATCCCGTTCAGGAGCTTCCGCGAGTAGTCTTGCTGCCAGTTCTGTCGCTGTTTCACCGG encodes:
- a CDS encoding GNAT family N-acetyltransferase — translated: MLDATTLPITFENTRLRPLSELDADAYAAGTKDEAVRRFGHLPESDYTPESVRRMIRDEVAEGLSCGTLAVLALADAETDRFVGSLVLFDVSSEAAEVGFWIHPDARGAGHARRGLELASRFARNSGLRSLTARTLLENKASKRCLTNAGFHEVERAVGTTPAGQREELFHYRRDLKPTAQWPLATERLRLRPHNADDAEWLHELYSRPDVARYLLDEPWTAEVTHDKLTERLAKTDIDGETGALALVIEHDGVPIGDVALWLTDHEHRQGEIGWVLDPAHGGQGFASEAVRAVLALGFDHYRLHRITAQMDARNSASAALARRVGLRLEAHHVQDWFSKGEWTDTLIFARLASEHMRQ
- a CDS encoding TetR/AcrR family transcriptional regulator; this translates as MSYWEHRKPVRRLRAVDIGEVARASVRLLDEGGLRALTLRSVAQQVGVAPASLYSRVESVDDLFDLALDTALADDPVMSESIRNADLPALMHAFFAHLTTHRWAGQVIGMRAPRGPAYLALSERMCVLLEQAGTPDPLGAAYLLSNLVIGASLTAPMAPDEKRVAIDPERAPTYARLHATHHISPHEILADGIAALLS
- a CDS encoding MFS transporter; translation: MGISAFGIASLLAAFSPNAWVLIVARALLAVGAALMLPATLAIIRFTFEDEDERNVAIAVWSSVSIGGIAFGPLVGGLLLERFWWGSVFLINVPFAGSSELSVGAWG
- a CDS encoding helix-turn-helix transcriptional regulator; the encoded protein is MGGLVQDHGFIAACTPCSDAAAEVEEAPSMSIAVRHQGCSYTPAASSATEHRSGETATELAARLLAEAPERDWRLRDLATLVHLSTSQLGRAFTQRFGMPPMRYLAHIRAHRLAELLVETDLPIGVAMTHVGWHSRGYAAQQFTAIVGMSPSSYRRTAIARSRTGTSQWPSAAQGSPES